In one window of Desulforhabdus amnigena DNA:
- the yihA gene encoding ribosome biogenesis GTP-binding protein YihA/YsxC has translation MVRPFLIKSAEFIKSAVRFENYPPALYPEVAFAGRSNVGKSSLINCLVQRKKLVRTSRTPGQTQLINFFLINGAFYFVDLPGYGFAKVPLKVRAQWGPMIETYLTKRESLRGVVHILDIRHPPTPDDLNLWHWFRDNHIPAIPVVTKADKIKRGQWDAQMKQISLSLGIPTSEMVLFSANTQQGRSELLGKLLDWLIPPDESSPDE, from the coding sequence ATGGTTCGTCCTTTCCTCATCAAGTCGGCTGAATTCATCAAGTCGGCGGTCCGTTTCGAAAACTATCCTCCCGCCCTATATCCGGAGGTGGCTTTTGCAGGCCGATCCAATGTGGGAAAGTCTTCATTGATCAACTGCCTCGTTCAGCGCAAAAAGCTGGTCCGGACAAGTCGAACACCCGGTCAAACGCAGTTGATCAATTTTTTTCTGATCAATGGGGCCTTTTACTTTGTCGATCTTCCCGGATACGGCTTTGCAAAAGTTCCACTCAAAGTCAGAGCCCAATGGGGCCCCATGATAGAAACCTACCTCACCAAACGGGAATCCCTCCGCGGGGTCGTCCATATTCTGGATATCAGGCATCCTCCCACTCCCGATGATTTGAATTTGTGGCACTGGTTCCGCGACAATCACATTCCGGCCATTCCCGTCGTGACAAAAGCAGACAAGATCAAGCGCGGTCAGTGGGATGCACAGATGAAACAAATATCTTTGAGTCTGGGAATCCCCACGTCTGAAATGGTCCTTTTCTCAGCGAATACACAACAGGGGCGTTCCGAGCTTCTTGGGAAACTGCTGGATTGGCTCATCCCTCCGGATGAATCTTCCCCGGACGAATGA